Proteins encoded by one window of Sus scrofa isolate TJ Tabasco breed Duroc chromosome 12, Sscrofa11.1, whole genome shotgun sequence:
- the KIAA0100 gene encoding protein KIAA0100 homolog isoform X2 — MNVYDRMVFWKTGELPRRFSYKSWSFGRWLVVRLATSWCQRKLKAELKIGSFFWIQNVSLKFQQHQQTVEIDSLRISSKLLSHDLPHYVALCFGEVRIRTDLQKVSGLFAPFSQNAGVHQKELSFSPSLLKIFCQLFSIHVDSVNIMVLKVATSESLWHIQIRDCSFLLDSDGKRLKCGVSLSQINSKVLKSGQLEDTCLAELSLALELCLEVGISSWQLKAITVDVWTLHAELHEGLFHSQLLRQGPGLAPKPVPGSEVTENLAEPTLPGLYLLQQLPDQVKVKMEITSVVLSMNSQKRHLNWTLKLLHFLYHRDEDQLPLRSFTANSDLAQMSTELLLKDGLLLSQSRQRIVCLNSLKASVQVTTIDLSASLVLNTCIIHYRHQEFSHWLHMLTPEAQESSSSVLKQRKKRTFPQILAPIIFSTSISNVNVSIQLGDTPPFALGFNSISLDYQHLRPQSIHQRGVLTVDHLCWRVGSDSHIQRAPHPPNMHVWGEALVLDSFTLQGSYNQPLGLSSTQSDTLFLDCTIRGLQVEASDTCAQCLSRILSLMGRQSGQSAVPRESSFGDLVSLLWKVDLKVEDMNLFTLSSLVGASEIRLDTLTVLGSAETSTVGIQGLVLALVKSVTEKMQPCCKAPDIPTPVLSLSMLSITYHSSIRALEVQCGAGLTLLWSPPDHMYLYQHVLATLQCRDLLRATLFPETVPLLALETPGTASEPEGCPPESSPPKRLLNLTLEVSTAKLTAFVAENKFITLAAESVSLSRHGGSLQAYCPELAAGFDGNSIFNFKEVEVQLLPELEEMILHRNPFPVLQTLRNRVWFLSLGSVSVEFPYQYDFSRTLDEAVGVQKWLKGLHRGTHAQASPSPAPLPPDLLLKVQHFSWVFLDDIFEVKLRDNYELMKDESKESAKRLQLLDAKVAALRKQHGELLPARKIEELYASLEHKNIEIYIQRSRRLYGNTPMRRALLTWSLAGLELVALADASFHGPERVVEQVRELDPGSPFPAEGMDLVIQWCRMLKCSVKTFLVRIRDYPRYLFEIRDWRLMGRLVGTEQSGQPCSRRRQILHLGLPWGDVAVERNMPPLKFYHDFHSEIFQYTVVWGPCWDPAWTLIGQSVDLLTKPSADPSPPLPWWDKSRLLFHGDWHMDIEQANLHQLATEDPYNTTENMHWEWNHLSFHWKPGQFVFKGDLDVNVRTASKYDDCCFLHLPDLCMTLDLQWLCHGNPHDHHGVTLRAPEFLPEVPLGQLHDSYRAFRSENLNLSIKMDLTRHSGTISQPRILLYSSTLRWMQNFWATWTSVTRPICRGKLFNNLKPSKKKLGQHYKQLSYTALFPQLQVHYWASFAQQRGIQIECSQGHVFTRGTQRLIPQAGTVMRRLISDWSVTQMVSDLSQVTVYLMASPTEENADHCLDPLVTKTHLLSLSSLTYQRHSNRTAEEELSTRVGDPAFHTHQLHLVDLRASWTTTNRDIAFGLYDGYKKAAVLKRNLSTEALKGLKIDPQMPAKKPKQNAGTSAPAPPPVSTPSFSGQPDKGSSGGTYMLQKLIEETDRFVVFTEEESGVSDQLCGIAACQTDDIYNRNCLIELVNCQMVLRGAETEGCVIVSAAKAQLLQCQHHPAWYGDTLKQKTSWTCLLDGMQYFATTESSPTEQDGRQLWLEVKNIEEHRQRSLDSVQELMESGQAVGGMVTTTTDWNQPAEAQQAQQVQRIISRCNCRMYYISYSHDIDPELATQIKPPEVHENQEKEDLLKKQEGAVDTFTLIHHELEISTNPAQYAMILDIVNNLLLHVEPKRKEHSEKKQRVRFQLEISSNPEEQRSSILHLQEAVRQHVAQIRQLEKQMYSIMKSLQDDSKNENLLDLNQKLQLQLNQEKANLQLESEELNILIRCFKDFQLQQANKMELRKQQEDVSVVRRTEFYFAQARWRLTEEDGQLGIAELELQRFLYSKVNKSDDTAEHLLELGWFTMNNLLPNAVYKVVLRPQSSCQSGRQLALRLFSKVRPPVGGISVKEHFEVNVVPLTIQLTHQFFHRIMGFFFPGRSVEDDEVGDEEDKSKLVTTGIPVVKPRQLIATDDAAPLGPGKGVAQGLNRSSGVRRSFRKAPEHPVDDIDKMKERAAMNNSFIYIKIPQVPLCVSYKGEKNSVDWGDLKLVLPCLEYHNNTWTWLDFAMAVKRDSRKALVAQVSQQSSWLFG, encoded by the exons ATGAATGTATATGACAGAATGGTGTTTTGGAAGACAGGAGAGCTGCCCAGAAGATTCAGCTACAAATCATGGTCCTTTGGAAG GTGGCTTGTGGTCCGGTTGGCCACCAGTTGGTGTCAGCGGAAGCTGAAGGCGGAACTAAAGATTGGCTCCTTTTTTTGGATACAGAATGTTAGTCTTAAATTTCAGCAGCACCAGCAAACAGTG GAAATTGATAGTCTACGGATTTCCAGCAAACTCCTTAGCCATGATCTGCC ACACTATGTGGCCTTGTGCTTTGGAGAAGTGCGTATCAGAACGGACCTCCAGAAGGTTTCTGGCCTGTTTGCCCCATTCTCCCAGAATGCTGGGGTACACCAAAAGGAGCTGTCCTTCAGCCCATCCTTACTGAAGATCTTTTGCCAG CTATTTTCCATTCATGTAGATTCTGTAAACATCATGGTTCTCAAGGTGGCCACTTCTGAGTCATTGTGGCACATTCAGATCAGAGATTGCAGCTTTCTTTTGGATAGTGATGGGAAGAG gctGAAATGTGGGGTGAGCCTAAGTCAGATCAACAGCAAAGTTCTAAAGAGTGGCCAGTTG GAGGACACCTGCCTAGCAGAGCTCTCACTTGCCCTAGAGCTGTGTCTAGAGGTGGGTATCAGCAGCTGGCAGCTGAAGGCGATCACTGTGGATGTGTGGACACTCCATGCTGAACTGCACGAGGGCCTCTTCCATAGTCAGCTGCTGCGCCAGGGCCCAGGCCTGGCACCTAAGCCTGTTCCTGGTTCAG AGGTGACAGAGAATTTGGCTGAACCAACTCTGCCTGGCCTGTACCTCCTTCAGCAGCTGCCAGACCAGGTCAAGGTGAAGATGGAGATCACAAGTGTGGTGCTGTCCATGAATAGTCAAAAGAG GCACCTGAATTGGACACTGAAACTGCTGCATTTCCTGTACCACCGTGATGAGGATCAGCTGCCCCTTCGAAGTTTCACAGCAAACTCTGATTTGGCACAGATGAGCACTGAGCTCCTTCTGAAAG ATGGGTTGTTGCTGTCCCAGAGCCGCCAGCGCATTGTCTGCCTCAACTCCCTCAAGGCTAGTGTGCAG GTGACCACCATTGACCTCTCAGCCTCCTTAGTTCTGAACACCTGTATTATTCATTACCGGCATCAAGAATTCTCTCACTGGCTGCACATGCTAACACCGGAGGCCCAAGAGTCTAGTTCATCTGTTcttaagcaaaggaagaaaag AACCTTCCCTCAAATCCTGGCTCCTATCATCTTTAGCACCTCCATCTCCAATGTCAATGTTTCCATTCAGCTTGGAGATACACCGCCCTTTGCCTTGGGATTCAATTCCATCTCTCTGG ATTACCAGCACCTGAGACCACAGAGTATCCATCAGCGGGGAGTCCTAACTGTGGACCACCTCTGCTGGCGGGTGGGCAGTGACTCCCACATTCAACGGGCACCCCACCCACCCAATATGCATGTTTGGGGTGAGGCGCTTGTCCTGGACTCCTTTACACTCCAG GGTAGCTATAACCAGCCTCTGGGTCTGTCCAGCACTCAGTCAGATACCCTCTTCCTTGATTGTACCATCCGAGGACTGCAGGTAGAAGCATCAGATACCTGTGCTCAGTGTCTTTCTCGGATCTTGTCCTTGATGGGCCGACAGTCTGGGCAGTCAGCTGTCCCTAGGGAATCTTCATTTGGAGACTTGGTCTCATTACTGTGGAAAGTAGACTTGAAGGTGGAAGACATGAACTTGTTCACCCTTTCTTCTCTGGTTG GTGCTTCAGAGATCCGACTGGACACATTGACTGTCTTGGGAAGTGCAGAAACTTCAACTGTGGGTATTCAAGGACTTGTGCTTGCGCTGGTGAAGTCGGTCACAGAGAAGATGCAGCCTTGTTGCAAGGCTCCTGACATCCCCACTCCAGTGCTCAGCCTCTCCATGCTCTCCATCACCTACCACAGCAGCATCCGTGCTCTAGAG GTTCAGTGTGGGGCAGGGCTGACCTTACTCTGGAGCCCCCCAGATCACATGTACCTATACCAGCACGTCCTGGCCACCCTGCAGTGCCGAGACCTACTAAGAGCCACACTGTTTCCTGAGACTGTTCCACTCCTTGCATTAGAGACTCCAGGCACTGCCTCTGAGCCAGAAGGCTGTCCCCCTGAATCCTCTCCCCCAAAGCGGCTACTAAACCTGACACTTGAGGTGAGCACAGCCAAGCTGACAGCTTTTGTAGCTGAGAACAAGTTCATTACCCTGGCTGCAGAGAGTGTGTCTCTGAGCCGGCACGGAGGTTCACTGCAGGCCTACTGCCCAGAGCTGGCTGCTGGCTTCGATGGCAATAGCATCTTCAACTTCAAGGAGGTGGAGGTGCAGCTGCTACCTGAGCTGGAGGAGATGATCCTCCACAGGAAccccttccctgtgctgcagaccCTCCGGAACCGTGTTTGGTTCCTCTCCCTGGGTTCAGTCTCAGTGGAGTTTCCTTATCAGTATGATTTCTCTCGAACTCTGGATGAGGCCGTGGGAGTTCAGAAATGGCTGAAGGGACTGCATCGAGGAACTCATGCTCAGGCTTCTCCAAGCCCTGCTCCACTCCCACCGGATCTACTCTTGAAGGTTCAGCACTTCTCCTGGGTTTTCCTGGATGACATTTTTGAGGTGAAACTTCGTGATAACTATGAACTGATGAAGGATGAAAGTAAGGAGAGTGCCAAGAGGCTTCAGTTGCTGGATGCCAAAGTGGCTGCTCTTCGGAAGCAGCATGGGGAGTTATTGCCTGCTCGCAAGATCGAGGAGCTCTATGCTTCTTTGGAACATAAAAACATCGAAATCTACATCCAGCGCTCTCGTCGTCTCTACGGCAACACACCCATGCGCCGGGCACTGCTCACTTGGAGTCTGGCAGGGCTTGAGCTGGTTGCTCTGGCAGATGCCTCCTTCCATGGGCCTGAGCGTGTGGTAGAGCAGGTTCGAGAACTTGATCCAGGCAGCCCTTTTCCTGCTGAGGGAATGGATCTTGTCATTCAGTGGTGTCGTATGCTGAAGTGCAGTGTCAAGACTTTTTTGG TTCGGATAAGAGACTATCCCCGGTACTTGTTTGAGATCCGTGACTGGCGGCTGATGGGTCGACTTGTGGGCACCGAGCAGAGTGGCCAGCCTTGCTCTCGTCGGCGTCAGATCCTGCACCTGGGGCTCCCGTGGGGTGATGTGGCAGTAGAGAGAAACATGCCTCCGCTCAAGTTCTATCACGACTTCCACT CGGAAATCTTCCAGTACACAGTGGTATGGGGCCCATGTTGGGATCCAGCTTGGACACTGATTGGCCAATCTGTGGACCTCTTGACCAAGCCCTCGGCTGACCCCAGCCCACCCTTGCCCTGGTGGGACAAGAGCCGTCTTCTATTCCACGGGGACTGGCACATGGACATTGAACAGGCGAACCTGCACCAGCTGGCTACTGAG GATCCGTACAACACAACTGAAAATATGCACTGGGAGTGGAACCACCTGTCTTTCCATTGGAAACCTGGTCAGTTTGTGTTCAAGGGTGACTTGGATGTCAACGTGAGAACAGCCTCTAA GTATGACGACTGCTGCTTCCTTCACCTGCCTGACCTCTGCATGACACTGGACCTACAGTGGCTATGCCACGGGAACCCCCACGATCACCATGGTGTCACTCTGCGGGCCCCCGAGTTCCTGCCTGAGGTTCCCTTGGGTCAGCTCCATGACTCCTACCGGGCCTTTCGTTCTGAGAACCTCAATCTCTCCATCAAGATGGATCTGACTCGGCATAGTGGAA CAATATCCCAGCCCCGCATTCTGCTATATAGTAGCACTCTGCGCTGGATGCAGAACTTCTGGGCAACTTGGACTAGTGTGACAAGGCCTATCTGTAGGGGAAAGCTCTTCAATAACCTGAAACCCAGCAAGAAGAAACTTGGCCAGCACTACAAGCAGCTTTCCTATACTGCACTCTTCCCCCAGCTGCAG GTGCATTACTGGGCCTCATTTGCCCAGCAGCGTGGCATTCAGATTGAGTGCAGTCAGGGCCACGTCTTCACTCGGGGAACTCAGCGGCTTATACCTCAAG CGGGCACAGTGATGCGGCGCCTCATCTCTGACTGGAGTGTGACCCAGATGGTTAGTGACTTAAGTCAGGTCACTGTTTACCTGATGGCCTCGCCCACTGAAGAGAATGCTGACCACTGCCTTGATCCATTGGTAACAAAGACCCACCTACTGAGCCTTTCCTCCCTCACCTACCAACGGCACAGCAATCGCACAGCTGAGGAG GAGCTCTCTACTCGAGTTGGGGATCCTGCCTTTCACACACATCAACTGCATTTGGTAGATTTACGGGCTTCCTGGACAACCACCAATCGAGACATTGCCTTTGGTTTATATGATGGTTATAAAAAGGCAGCTGTACTCAAACGTAATCTCTCTACTGAGGCTCTGAAGGGTTTAAAGATTGATCCCCAAATGCcagccaaaaagccaaagcaGAATGCCGGGACCagtgccccagccccacctcctgtcAGTACTCCCAGCTTTAGTGGACAGCCTGATAAGGGGTCTTCAGGAG GCACCTACATGTTGCAGAAGCTAATTGAAGAGACAGATAGGTTTGTCGTGTTCACAGAAGAGGAGTCAGGTGTGAGTGACCAGTTGTGTGGCATTGCTGCCTGCCAAACGGATGACATATATAACCGAAACTGCCTTATTGAGTTGGTCAACTGCCAG ATGGTTCTTCGTGGAGCAGAGACAGAAGGCTGTGTCATTGTGTCAGCTGCCAaagcccagctgctgcagtgccaacACCATCCAGCCTGGTATGGTGACACGTTGAAGCAAAAGACATCCTGGACTTGCCTGTTGGATGGCATGCAATACTTTGCCACCACTGAAAGCAGCCCCACTGAGCAGGATGGCCGACAGCTCTGGTTAGAG GTAAAGAATATCGAGGAGCACCGGCAGCGTAGTCTGGACTCTGTGCAGGAGCTGATGGAGAGCGGGCAGGCAGTGGGAGGCATGGTTACTACCACCACAG ATTGGAACCAGCCAGCTGAGGCACAACAAGCCCAGCAAGTCCAGCGGATCATTTCCCGTTGCAACTGCCGAATGTACTATATCAGTTACAGCCATGACATTGATCCCGAGCTGGCAACACAGATTAAGCCACCTGAGGTTCATGAGAACCAGGAAAAGGAAGATCTCCTAAAGAAACAGGAAG GGGCTGTGGATACCTTCACCCTCATCCATCATGAGCTGGAAATCTCCACCAACCCGGCGCAGTATGCCATGATCCTGGACATTGTCAACAATCTGCTGCTCCATGTAGAACCCAAGCGGAAG GAGCATAGTGAGAAGAAGCAGCGAGTCAGGTTCCAGCTTGAGATTTCTAGCAATCCTGAGGAGCAGCGCAGCAGCATATTACATCTACAGGAAGCTGTGAGGCAGCATGTGGCCCAGATCCGGCAGCTGGAAAAGCAGATGTATTCTATCATGAAG TCTTTGCAGGATGACAGCAAGAACGAGAACCTGCTTGACCTGAACCAAAAGCTTCAGTTGCAGCTAAACCAGGAGAAGGCCAACCTGCAGCTAGAAAGTGAAGAGCTGAATATCCTCATCAG GTGTTTTAAGGATTTCCAGTTACAGCAGGCCAACAAGATGGAGCTGCGAAAGCAGCAGGAAGATGTGAGTGTGGTCCGCCGCACTGAGTTCTACTTTGCTCAGGCAAGATGGCGTTTGACAGAGGAAGATGGACAGCTAGGAAttgctgaactggagctgcagcgcTTCCTCTACAGCAAG GTGAATAAGTCTGATGACACAGCAGAACATCTTCTGGAGTTGGGCTGGTTCACTATGAATAACCTCCTCCCCAATGCTGTCTATAAG GTAGTCCTGCGGCCCCAGAGCTCCTGCCAGTCTGGGCGACAGTTAGCACTTCGCCTCTTCAGCAAAGTCCGGCCCCCTGTTGGGGGTATATCTGTTAAGGAGCACTTTGAG gtaAATGTGGTGCCTCTCACCATCCAGCTGACACACCAGTTCTTCCATAGAATAATGGGCTTTTTCTTTCCTGGCCGAAGTGTGGAAGATGATGAGGTTGGTGATGAAGAAGATAAGTCCAAACTGGTGACTACTG GAATACCAGTGGTGAAGCCTCGGCAGCTGATTGCAACAGATGATGCAGCACCACTGGGCCCTGGGAAGGGTGTGGCACAGGGCTTGAATCGGAGTTCTGGGGTCAGAAGGTCATTTCGCAAAGCACCTGAG CACCCTGTGGATGATATTGACAAGATGAAAGAGCGAGCTGCCATGAACAACTCCTTCATCTACATTAAGATCCCACAGGTTCCACTGTGCGTCAGCTACAAG GGTGAGAAGAACAGTGTGGACTGGGGTGATCTTAAACTGGTGCTGCCCTGTCTGGAGTACCACAACAACACATGGACATGGCTAGACTTTGCCATGGCTGTCAAGAGGGATAGCCGCAAAGCCCTGGTTGCCCAGGTATCCCAGCAGAGTTCATGGCTGTTTGGTTAG